The Deltaproteobacteria bacterium genomic interval ACGGTCTTGGATGTGTCTGCGATCCTCGCGCAGGTGACAGGTAATATTGTCTGCACCACCGACCTCAGCCAGCAGTGCCGCCTGCACTGGATCTGGGTAGCGCTCTCCACGAGCTTGTCGCAGCGTTGCAATGTGATCGAGGTTAACACCGAGACGAATCATTGAACTTGGCCTTTGTGATTCATAATTGCTGCCGCCGTTTCGGTGCAGAGCTCAGTGGCTATAGCTTCGATCTCGTCTGAGTTTTGTCCCTCGACCATAATGCGGGCTAGGCTCTCTGTACCGGAGTAGCGGAACAAGATTCGCCCACCTTTACCCAGCTTTTGCTCCATCTGTCTAATCAATTTCGCAAGATCTGGAAGTTCTTCCAAAGGAACTTTAGCTTTGACGCGGACATTGCGCAGCACCTGCGGTAAGCGTTCCATGCAGCCCTTGAGCTCAGAAATCTTGCGTCCCTCAGACACCATAATCTTTAGAATGTGCAGTGCCGCAAGAATTCCGTCCCCTGTGGTCGCGCTATCGCGAAAGATCAAATGTCCAGATTGTTCCCCGCCTAGGTTGTAGTCACCCTTAATCATTTCTTCCATAACGTAGCGATCGCCAACTTTGGTGCGGCGTAGCTGCGCCCCTACCCTTTCGAGGGCAATGTCGAGGCCCATGTTGCTCATGACAGTGCTAACGACCGTGTTTTTACGCAGAGTGCCCTGGCGCACCATTTGAATGCCACAAATCGCCAAGATTTCATCGCCATCGATGATCTCGCCCTTGTCATCAACGACTACCAGGCGATCGGCATCCCCGTCGAAGGCCAGTCCGACGTCTGCTTTGTACAATTTGACCTGATCGACTAGGCGTTGCGGGTGAAGGGCCCCGTAACCCTCGTTGATATTGGTGCCG includes:
- the glmM gene encoding phosphoglucosamine mutase (catalyzes the conversion of glucosamine-6-phosphate to glucosamine-1-phosphate), giving the protein NPYSDNGIKIFSANGYKLPDEVEEKLELMLEDPSLSDNLPTGSGIGRAKRIEDAIGQYAVYLKEQFPKQLTLDGLRLIIDCAHGAAYRVAPKVFTELGAECFLLGVEPNGTNINEGYGALHPQRLVDQVKLYKADVGLAFDGDADRLVVVDDKGEIIDGDEILAICGIQMVRQGTLRKNTVVSTVMSNMGLDIALERVGAQLRRTKVGDRYVMEEMIKGDYNLGGEQSGHLIFRDSATTGDGILAALHILKIMVSEGRKISELKGCMERLPQVLRNVRVKAKVPLEELPDLAKLIRQMEQKLGKGGRILFRYSGTESLARIMVEGQNSDEIEAIATELCTETAAAIMNHKGQVQ